Part of the Aquimarina sp. MAR_2010_214 genome is shown below.
TCATAACTACCATAGTAGGTAGAGGCTTGATATTTCTTCCCAAACTCCTTAGCTTTTTTTATATTTCTACTAGCAACAGCATAAAGTTTTGCATTGGGTACCGATTTTAGATCATTAGCAAATTTATGTGCTATTTTACCACAACCAATGATTCCCCATTTTATGACTTTTTCAGCATTCATTAGGAAGTTATTTGAGATTTAGACCCCATTAATGGTTGTATGAATATTGCTATAGTCATTACCAAAGCACATCCAAATAAATTGAGCCATAGATATGGCATCCAATCATAATACCAACCAAGAATAACAATTACTTGAGTAATAAGTGCGGCGACAAAGGTGGCATTACTATGTACGAATTTTACGAAGAAAGCTAATAGGAATATTCCTAGCACATTTCCATAAAAAATAGAACCAATAATATTTACTAATTGAATAAGGTTGTCGAATAAATTAGCAAAACATGCTACTATGATGGCTAGAATACCCCAGGCAAGAGTGAAAAGTTTGGAAGCGGATACATAATGCTGATCACTTTTTTCTTCAGAGAGATTTCGTTTATATAAATCAATAGCGGTTGTTGAAGCTAAGGCATTTAATTCTGAAGCTGTAGAAGACATAGCAGCCGATAATATAACAGCAAGGAGCAAACCTATAAGTCCTCTGGGCAAGTTATTTAGAATAAAATGGATAAATACATAATCTTTATCGTTTGTTTCTACAGTTGTATCTGCCTTATTAATTAATGCTTTAGCAGCTTCACGGGTTTCTTTTTCTTTTTTGTTAAGCTCCTGAATTAAACTTTTATTATCTGGTTTTTGGTCTGCTAGATATCCCTTAATCACAGCATCTTTTGAACTATGAATTTCTGCAAGTTTATTTTCTAGTTTTGTATATTGTTCTGCATATTCTGTGTTAAGTATAGCTTCTTTTCCTTTTGGATTGAAATTTAGAGGAGAAGCATTAAATTGGTAAAAAACAAATACCATAACTCCAACTAAGAGGATAAAGAATTGCATAGGTACTTTGAGCAACCCGTTAAACAAAAGCCCTAGCTGACTTTCCTTTATAGATTTACCAGTTAAATATCGTTGTACCTGGCTTTGATCTGTACCAAAGTAGGAGAGGGCCAAAAATGTTCCTCCGATGATTCCACTCCAGAATGTATAACGATTATCAAGATCAAATGAAAAATCCAGAATTTCCATCTTTCCACTAGCACCTGCAATATCCAATGCTTTAGAAAAAGTTATTCCTTCAGGAAGGTAGCTTATTATAATAAAAAAGGCTACCAACATACCAATAAAAATAATACCCATCTGTTGTTTCTGGGTAATATTCACTGCTTTTGTACCGCCAGAAACGGTATATATGATCACTAGTATTCCTATGATGATATTTAAGGTTACTAAATCCCAACCTAGTACAGATGATAATATTATAGCTGGTGCAAAAATAGTTATACCGGCCGCTAATCCTCTTTGAACTAAAAATAGAATAGCAGTCAGACTTCTGGTTTTGAGATCAAATCTACTCTCAAGATATTCGTATGCTGTATACACATTTAATTTGTGATACATCGGTATAAATACCATACAAATGACAACCATGGCAATAGGGACCCCAAAATAGAATTGTACAAATCCCATTCCGTCATGAAAGGCTTGACCCGGTGCAGAAAGAAAAGTAATAGCACTTGCTTGTGTTGCCATTACTGATAGGCCAATGGTCCACCAATGTGCATCATTACCTCCTCGTATATAATCTTTGACATTTTTACTGCCTTTAGTTTTCCAGGCACCATATAGTACTATAAATAATAAGGTTCCAAGTAGTACGATCCAATCTATGGTTTGCATAAGTGATTGATTAAATTAGTTGATTGATTGATGAGGTTGTTATCTTAAAAGAATTATGAATAAGAATTAGTAATAAAATAGAACAATAGAATATAAACTGCATTAGCGATTAATACTGCACTATATAATTTTTTCCACTCTCTTTTTTCGTTTTTCTCTTCCATATTAAAAATTGTTAGATTATATTTTGTAGTATATCTTGGATATTTATTTTCCTAGAGAAAGTATATTGGCAAAAAGGCGATATGCACCTGATACTCCTGCCGGAAACTCTCTAAAAAAACTAAGCCCTGTATATACATAATGCCCTTTGCCATATTTGGCGATTAATAAAGGACCTTTTTTCTTAGACTCTCCTTTATCATTAGCTGCTAAAATAGGAATATATTCTTTTGACCATTCATTAGGGAAATACAATCCTCTTTCTTGCACCCATCCTTTAAAATCATTGGCCGTGATTTTATTGGGTGAATTTAAGACCTGATGTTCTGGTGCTAAAAAGGTGATTTTTGCATTTTCATCGGTTACTCGATCTCTAGATAATTTAAGAGGATAAGGTCCTAAGTTGTCGGTTACTTTTAATCTACGATTAGTATTATATTGAATAATAAGGTTTCCTCCATTTTTTACATATTCTAACAAATACTTCTGTTTAAACTTTAATTGCTCTACAGTATTATAGGCCCTGATTCCTACGACAATAGCATCAAAAGATTGTATACTTTCTAAAGATATAGATTCTGGGTCAATTGTAGTTACTTGGTAACCAATTTGTTGTAAGCTTTCTGGTACTACATCTCCAGCTCCTTCAATATACCCTATGTTTTGCCCTTTCTTTTTAATATCCAGGCGCACAACTTTGGCCTCAGATGGTAATACTACAGTTTGATGTGGAATATGATCATAATCAATAGTAACCACTTCATTAGAGTATACATTTCCATTAATTTCTATTTTGGGTGAAATGTAACCTTCACTTTGAGTATTGGGTGAAGTAAGTGTAAAAACTACTATTTTTTCTTCTCCTTTCTGAGAAAGACTAAAATTTACAGCAGCTGGAGTCACCTGCCAACCTTCTGGATGCGTAAGAGTAACTTTTCCATTCAGATTTGCTTTTCCGGCTTTTATAGTAATAGGAATTTGTTTTGAAGCACCATTAGCGTAGATAATTACTTTATCCTTGATACTTGCAGAAATAGCAGGGATGACCTCAAAAGGTTTATATACTTCTCCTTTAACAGGATCATTTGTTTTGTAGATGATATCTTTAGAAAAAGGAATAGAAACCCCATCAATTGTTACCGTAAACAAAGCTTTGATTTTATGATCTGTTTCTGGTTTTCCAATTAACTTTTGATCACTAACATTATACATTCCCAATGTACCTTTATTAGTAAGCCAATAGGGGTTAGTAAAATCAAAATTGGAGGGAATAGTACCTTTAAATTCGAAGTTATTTCGGATATTATTTTTTAAAACTTTTTCTGAAACATCACTGATATCAACTGTAGCAATTTTTATAGATTGCAAAGTCATAGTAATTGCACTTCTATTAATAGCTTCTACCTTAATAGTAATTTCACTCCCTTTGGTAGTATTTTCTTCGGTTGCGACAGCTTCTAGATACAAGCCTGAAGCTGCAGCAATAATTTCTTTGATTTCTTTAGATTTAACTACTTTCCAGTGATTGTTTTCTAATTGCTTAATTAGTTGATATGCTTTTATCAGTTGAGGAATACTTGCAGAAGGATTTTTAAAATTAAAATCTTTTTCTACCTGATATAAAATATCACCAATAGCTTTTCCTCCTTTAACCCGATTCCATGAGGTATCAATCCCTTCAAAAATATTCGTTTTATCTTTCGGTAATTCGCCTTTGATCAGTTCTATATATTCACTTTGTTGCCCTCGAGTACCAGTACTACCAAACCCTTGGGATTTGTGCTGACTACGACTCAACGAAGCAATTTCACTATTAGAAAGCCCTAGAGAGGGGTAATATATTCCTGTATCAAACGCTAATAATTTACTTTTATCTGCTTTTTCGAAATTTTCTCGACTACCATAAAACCACCAAGAGGTATTGAAAAATAATCTTGTTGGTTGCCAGGTTTCTGTATAGTTGAGTTGGTCTGGATAAACCGTTTTATCTCCTGTTAGGTCAAAAGCTTCTACACTTAACATAGCCGAAGAAGTATGATGGCCATGAGTGCTACCGGGAGTTCTGTGATTAAAACGGTTGATAATTACATCAGGTTTAAAATTTCGTATAGCCCAAACCACATCACTTAATACTTCTTTTTTATCCCAGATAGAAAGTGTTTCATCGGGATGTTTAGAATATCCAAAATCATTAGCTCGTGTAAATAGCTGTTCTCCTCCGTCAGTTCTACGAGCTGCTAATAACTCTTGAGTTCTAATTACACCTAAGAGTTCTCTAATCTCTGGACCTATCAGATTTTGCCCTCCATCTCCTCGAGTGAGAGATAAGTATGCTGTTCTTGCCTTTACCTGATTAGATATATAGGATATGAGTCGTGTGTTTTCATCATCAGGGTGTGCAGCAACATATAATACAGAGCCTAAAAAATTAAGTTTTTTTATAGCTTGATGGATTTCTGCTGCATTCGGCTTATTAGGTTGTTGTCCTAGAGCAACAAGTGGAAATAGTATGCCAATACAGGCTATAAAAAATAATTTTCGCATAATTTTTTGGTGCAGTTTTTAGTTGAATTTCTCCAAATATAAAAAGATAAAATTCTCAGAATTGTGGTTTAAGGATACTTTAACAGGAAGCTCTCTTCAATAATTAGGAAGATGAATGTGGTTATAGAAACTTATTTTGTATCAGCTTTTTGACCTGTAAATTAGTCCAAGTAATGATCCTAAAAGTACCGTTATAGCAATGGTAGGAGTAGGGCCAAAGATTAATATTCCGATTATTAATCCCAAAAGCCCCCCTAGTGCACTTGCAATAAATCGTCCACTATTTCTTTTTTGTTGTATAACATAGATCATCGCTATTGAAAGTGTCATTCGTAATGCGGCCCCTACAATAGTTATATCAACAATACTCCTCCAAAATAGAGCTACTACAAAAGCAACAATAACGGTAATTATAGTAGCATATCGTAAAGATTTTACTTTTCCCTCTTTTTTAGTATTGGATACAATATGAGAAGCCACTGCAAAAATTGAAGTATCTGCAGTACTCATTAAACCTGCAAAAAAAAGCACGAGTAAAAGTGGTAGCCATGATTGTGATATAAAGTTTTGCATAGCATAAACAAATACAGTATCGGGATCTAAGTTGGGATTTTGAATATAGGTGTACAGTCCTATTAAAAGCAATAGGAAAACGATACCTAAGACAGGAATAATGGCAAGACTCAATCCTCTCTTTAATGATTTCTCATCTTTAGCGGCATAACAAAGCTGATATCGATCTGCTAGCCCAAAAACAGATAACCCTCCGTAAAGAACTAAACCTATAATGCTACCTATAGTTACATTTTGACCTGTAGTACTGCTAAGAATGGTACCAAAATCCTTAACATCAAACATTCCGTAAATTAATATACAGAGAAATACGATTATAATTACTGCCTGAAAAACATCGGTAACGATTACAGCTTTAAAACCAGAAAATAATACATACACCATAACTACTATTGCTGTAATTAGTAATGCGGTTTCATAAGGCAGAATTTCGAAAAATGCAATGATTTTTGCACCACCTGCCAGGGATAATAATATCCAGAAAAACTGAACTACTATGGTTATAACGTTAGTAATGATACCAGTATTTTTGTTGCTCGTAACAAAAGCGGGTAGGTCTCCTTGTGTATAGAATTTACCCTGTGCTGATAGTTTTTTTATTTTAGGCGCAGCCCAAAATGCAAATAAAAAATAACCAACTACTGATCCTATAGACATGGCGAAAAGTCCCCAGCCAAATTTATATGCATAACCCGTATAGGTAATTAGAGTACTCACTCCAATGGCTCCTGCGAATTTAGAGAATAAAATGGCGTACGCACTTTTATTTCTCCCTCCGATAAGGAAATCTTCACTTGATGATGATCTGGATATATATATCGATAAACCAATAATTAAGATAATATAAGTACTTAAGTAAAGATAGATTTCCATTCAGAGCTTATTTTTTTCTTTCTACAAATTCTAATTGATCAATGCTTACATTAGTGGTAAAAATTCCATAATTAACAATAGCTTTTCCTTTTTCTAAAGTATCTATAGTGCCTATAGATCTTCCATCAATCATTCGTACTCGATCACCAATTTTTAAAGTCACTTTTGGTTTTGCTGCTTCGATTTTTTCTTCTTTCTTTTTTTCCTCCTTTTTCTTTTTACGAATAACCTGCACTTTTCCGATAACTTCTTTTACGACTTTTTCCTCTTTTGCTTTTTCTACTTTTCGTTGTTTTACGCTTTGTTTTTTTCGTTTGGAGTTTTCTACTTCAACGATTTTTATAAACTCGTTGATTAGCTCTCTTTTTTTCTTATTGTTAAAGTATTTTTCACTGAGATCATCTATTTTTTGACCCAGATAGATCATTCTTTGATTACCATCATATAACTCCTGATAGCTTTCCAACTTACGTTGAATACGCTGGTTGGTCTTCTCTAGGCGATCTTTTTCTTCCTCTGCTTTTTGCTCTTTGGTTTTAAGCCCTGCAGTAGTTTTTTGTAGTTTGGATCGCTCTTTTTGAAGATTAGCAATACTTTTATCAAAACGAATTTTACCGCGTTCTACCTTTTTCTTTGCTTTATTGATAAGGCTATAAGGGATCCCATTTTTTTGAGCTACTTCAAAAGTAAAAGAGCTTCCTGCTTCACCTAAGTGTAATTTAAATAGAGGTTCTAATGTTTTTGAATCAAATAACATATTTGCATTACTCATATTCGGTAACTCATTAGCCAGCATTTTTAAATTGGCATAATGTGTCGTGATAATCCCAAAAGATCCTCTTTCATAGAAAACCTCAAGGAAAGCTTCGGCTAGTGCTCCACCAAGTTCTGGATCACTACCTGTTCCAAATTCATCAATTAGAAATAACGTTTTGTTATTACATTTTCGCAAGAAATAATTCATGTTTTTCAAACGATAACTGTAGGTACTTAGATGATTTTCTATAGATTGATTGTCCCCAATATCAGTAAGAATAACGTCAAATAAACACATTCTACTGTATTCGTGTACAGGAATGAGCATTCCGCTTTGTAACATTATTTGTAGTAGACCTATAGTTTTTAAAGTAATACTTTTCCCTCCGGCATTGGGACCAGAAATAACAATGATTTGATTATTCTCATTTAATGTTATGGTTTGAGGGAAGGTTTTCTCTCCTTTTATTCTATTAGTATGATATAGTAATGGGTGATAAGCATCTTTAAGTGTTAATTCTCTATCTGTTGTGATTTTTGGCAATACTGCATTAAGTTGACCTGCATATTTTGATTTTGCAGAAACAACATCTACATCACTTAAGTATTCTTGATAGTGCTCTAATAGCTCAATAAATGGTCGTAATTTATTAGTTAGTTCTTTCAATATTTTTACGATTTCTTCTCGTTCTTCATATTGAAGATTACTGAGTTCACGACTATATTGTAAAGTAGCTTCGGGTTCTATGTAAACAATACTTCCGGTTTTAGA
Proteins encoded:
- a CDS encoding PIG-L family deacetylase, translating into MRKLFFIACIGILFPLVALGQQPNKPNAAEIHQAIKKLNFLGSVLYVAAHPDDENTRLISYISNQVKARTAYLSLTRGDGGQNLIGPEIRELLGVIRTQELLAARRTDGGEQLFTRANDFGYSKHPDETLSIWDKKEVLSDVVWAIRNFKPDVIINRFNHRTPGSTHGHHTSSAMLSVEAFDLTGDKTVYPDQLNYTETWQPTRLFFNTSWWFYGSRENFEKADKSKLLAFDTGIYYPSLGLSNSEIASLSRSQHKSQGFGSTGTRGQQSEYIELIKGELPKDKTNIFEGIDTSWNRVKGGKAIGDILYQVEKDFNFKNPSASIPQLIKAYQLIKQLENNHWKVVKSKEIKEIIAAASGLYLEAVATEENTTKGSEITIKVEAINRSAITMTLQSIKIATVDISDVSEKVLKNNIRNNFEFKGTIPSNFDFTNPYWLTNKGTLGMYNVSDQKLIGKPETDHKIKALFTVTIDGVSIPFSKDIIYKTNDPVKGEVYKPFEVIPAISASIKDKVIIYANGASKQIPITIKAGKANLNGKVTLTHPEGWQVTPAAVNFSLSQKGEEKIVVFTLTSPNTQSEGYISPKIEINGNVYSNEVVTIDYDHIPHQTVVLPSEAKVVRLDIKKKGQNIGYIEGAGDVVPESLQQIGYQVTTIDPESISLESIQSFDAIVVGIRAYNTVEQLKFKQKYLLEYVKNGGNLIIQYNTNRRLKVTDNLGPYPLKLSRDRVTDENAKITFLAPEHQVLNSPNKITANDFKGWVQERGLYFPNEWSKEYIPILAANDKGESKKKGPLLIAKYGKGHYVYTGLSFFREFPAGVSGAYRLFANILSLGK
- a CDS encoding sodium:solute symporter; this encodes MQTIDWIVLLGTLLFIVLYGAWKTKGSKNVKDYIRGGNDAHWWTIGLSVMATQASAITFLSAPGQAFHDGMGFVQFYFGVPIAMVVICMVFIPMYHKLNVYTAYEYLESRFDLKTRSLTAILFLVQRGLAAGITIFAPAIILSSVLGWDLVTLNIIIGILVIIYTVSGGTKAVNITQKQQMGIIFIGMLVAFFIIISYLPEGITFSKALDIAGASGKMEILDFSFDLDNRYTFWSGIIGGTFLALSYFGTDQSQVQRYLTGKSIKESQLGLLFNGLLKVPMQFFILLVGVMVFVFYQFNASPLNFNPKGKEAILNTEYAEQYTKLENKLAEIHSSKDAVIKGYLADQKPDNKSLIQELNKKEKETREAAKALINKADTTVETNDKDYVFIHFILNNLPRGLIGLLLAVILSAAMSSTASELNALASTTAIDLYKRNLSEEKSDQHYVSASKLFTLAWGILAIIVACFANLFDNLIQLVNIIGSIFYGNVLGIFLLAFFVKFVHSNATFVAALITQVIVILGWYYDWMPYLWLNLFGCALVMTIAIFIQPLMGSKSQITS
- a CDS encoding DNA mismatch repair protein MutS, with translation MIRISKKTLDDLEFDTVQKHVAEQCSTDFGKLKALQIVPFDTEEQLHIALQEVFEYKSSLLNDTRIPNHGFDSINKEIQLLNIENTFLEALNLKRLVSISTTTNDLLYFFRKNAELYPTLYQTSSGVVFTKEIINLIEIVIDKFGEVKDNASPVLQRLRKDIHSVQGKLNGSFGKDLSRYNSLGYLDEIKESVVDNRRVLAVTAMYRRKVKGAIMGNSKTGSIVYIEPEATLQYSRELSNLQYEEREEIVKILKELTNKLRPFIELLEHYQEYLSDVDVVSAKSKYAGQLNAVLPKITTDRELTLKDAYHPLLYHTNRIKGEKTFPQTITLNENNQIIVISGPNAGGKSITLKTIGLLQIMLQSGMLIPVHEYSRMCLFDVILTDIGDNQSIENHLSTYSYRLKNMNYFLRKCNNKTLFLIDEFGTGSDPELGGALAEAFLEVFYERGSFGIITTHYANLKMLANELPNMSNANMLFDSKTLEPLFKLHLGEAGSSFTFEVAQKNGIPYSLINKAKKKVERGKIRFDKSIANLQKERSKLQKTTAGLKTKEQKAEEEKDRLEKTNQRIQRKLESYQELYDGNQRMIYLGQKIDDLSEKYFNNKKKRELINEFIKIVEVENSKRKKQSVKQRKVEKAKEEKVVKEVIGKVQVIRKKKKEEKKKEEKIEAAKPKVTLKIGDRVRMIDGRSIGTIDTLEKGKAIVNYGIFTTNVSIDQLEFVERKK
- a CDS encoding sodium:solute symporter: MEIYLYLSTYIILIIGLSIYISRSSSSEDFLIGGRNKSAYAILFSKFAGAIGVSTLITYTGYAYKFGWGLFAMSIGSVVGYFLFAFWAAPKIKKLSAQGKFYTQGDLPAFVTSNKNTGIITNVITIVVQFFWILLSLAGGAKIIAFFEILPYETALLITAIVVMVYVLFSGFKAVIVTDVFQAVIIIVFLCILIYGMFDVKDFGTILSSTTGQNVTIGSIIGLVLYGGLSVFGLADRYQLCYAAKDEKSLKRGLSLAIIPVLGIVFLLLLIGLYTYIQNPNLDPDTVFVYAMQNFISQSWLPLLLVLFFAGLMSTADTSIFAVASHIVSNTKKEGKVKSLRYATIITVIVAFVVALFWRSIVDITIVGAALRMTLSIAMIYVIQQKRNSGRFIASALGGLLGLIIGILIFGPTPTIAITVLLGSLLGLIYRSKS